The following is a genomic window from Halorientalis litorea.
CCGGGTGGAGACGGCGATCCAGCAACCAACCGTATCGGAGCCCGGGTAGACGACTCGAACCAAGCAACGAGAGGACTCTAGCGACGTTCCCGACAGGCACATCTTGATCAGCTAGTAAGGTGTCTATCTCCCCAGTCACCAATGCATCGGGCTCAGGAAGCCAGCAGTCCGTCGATAGAGTGGGACAGCTGTCAGGTCCAGAGTCAGCTTCGGCAGTATTGGCGTCCGTAGCCCGCGCTTGTTCTCGTATGGCAGCCCACGTTGGTGAGAGGGCGATGTCGGCGACGCACTCGCTCTTGCCGTCAATTTCGAGATCAATTCCACGGAGTTTCGTCCGCAATCGTTCGTCACGCCTGTCTTGCCCACTGCTTCGGACTTTCTCGAAAAGATTGTCAGTATCGAGGAAGGCCAGTTCGCCCGAGTTCAGCGTCTCCGCGCGGTTCTCGTTGTAGCAGGTCACTAGATCGGCAAGTCCGGCTATCTCTGCTTCTCCAACACGTGCATCTTCCCTGTCCGGTAGCGGTTCTAAGAGAGATTTGTACAGTTCTGCGGGGCTATCACCCTTCCGCACGCCCCAAGCCTGACCGGCGTTTGCCAGCGTGTTACGGGTATCCCCGTTGGTGCACTCCGGATTCAGAAAGTAAACGTCGAAATCGCCGTACTCGGGCGGGAAACTGTAGTCGCGAGATTCGGTCTCGTAATCCCAAATGACTGTCCGGGAGGATCGGCGGCCACTCTCCCACGTACCTCCCTCACCTTTGCGACGGGATTCTGTGGCGACGAGCTGTGAATTTTCGTCGCTTTCAGCCAGGCATGGGAGGAGGTATACGCCGTCGAGGCGCTGTTCGTTCTCGTCATTGCGCAGAATTGCCTTCATACCTCTGTCGGTCTCCTCCCGATAGTCCTCGAAGATACGAATCGTCCCATAGAACAACCGCTGTGCATTCGAGGCAGTGACGGTCACGACATCGTCACCCCACCGTTCTGAGTCAAGATGCTCAGCGAGCCAGTCTACCCACGCTTCGAACTCTGACTCCGGTGCGGGATGACCCAGCAGTTCCCCAATCCGTATGTTCCAATCGGATACGCTATCGAGTGCCTGCGTCAGCGCCTGCAACGATGTTCGCGTTGGAAGAGTTTTCGTCTCTGAGCCCACTCCTGTATGGTTATTTGACTGGTGACGCGATTCGAGATTCGCTCGAATGGCAACAGCCGCTTCGACTCCTTTCCTGATCGTATCCGACGTCCCGATGAAGACATCCGCCGGTAAGGCAGGGGACACTCCAGTGGAGATACACGCCGAATCTGAGAGTCCATCATAGATCCGGGCCTTACAATACGCCAGGAGTTCCGGCGCATCGATGGGATCCGATGTCGGCTCCGATTCTGGGGGGTCCGGTGGGAGCAATAGCCAAGGATACACCTCCCACCATGGGCTGTCCCGAGACAGTTCTGCTGTTGTCTCGCCAACATACCGGATGAGATCGCTTCCCCTCTCGAGTACCCGACAATTCTTTTCGTCGTCACTGAAATCCTGCCTGTTCGTCGCCACCCGGAAGCGACCATGGAGACAAAACGGGAACCGCCCCTCGCTAGTGGCATCAATTGGATAGTATAGATGCAGTGGATACTCAACTCGCCGTTCAAGCTTGTCGTCTGGAGATGGGCTACTCGACAACGGAATCTCCACAGTATCTGCGAGGACGGGCAACTCCGGCGTCCGATCGACGAGCACACTAACGTCCGTTTCCGGAGCGTTCTGGTGTTCGAACTCGTCGAAACACCGGTAAGTCGGAGATTCGCCTTCGATCTGGGCTTCTACGAAGACTCGTTCATAGTTTAGCATCTCGTGGGGAACCGATTCACTCCCGTCTCGGCGGATTGACCAGTGTTCCGCCGCCTCTACGCCCTCGTCCCCGATATTTTCGATGTAGAAGTCGTCAATTCCTTGGAAGTGGATCAGCGTCTCAACATCGAGTGACGACGATCGTTCGCTGTCTATCGAGAGTGTCTCCCAGACCGATTGGCGGTCCCCCCGTGGTTTCTCATCGAGGTCCTTCTCGGGCTCAATCCCTAACTCAGAGAGGAGATCACGCCACTGGTCGTCTCGAAACTCGATGAATAGCGCCGTTGTAAACGATTTTGTGGGCGGGTCGTCGAACACTCCGAAATCAGATTCACCATTGGAGACGAGGCTTCGACAGCGCCGGGCGAGCTCACTGTCGGCTGTTCTCGGATCGAGCGCAACGGGATACCAAAATAACGGAATGCCACCAACGACATCTGGGACGTTCTGTTCATCGACTGTGTTCGGCTTAGGGAAAAGTTCAGTTTCGCTATCGCCCTGGAAGGAGTCGTGGAAATTTGATTTGAGCTCTTGGGAATCGACCGAGCGGCCGCAGTTGCGGGCGATAGCAGCAGAGAGATAGGAGCGACTGTATCTAACGCGGAGCGGCTCGGCCAGTTTGTCGACGTTCGACCAGACCTCGAACGTGTCGCCGATGGAGAGGATGGATTTGAGACCGACGCCGATGTGGCCAACGGTGTTCGTCGTCGGCTCTAGTTCCTCGTCATCGTCGGTCTTATTCGACTCACCAACCATACGGACGGCCCGTTCGACTTCCTCATCCAGGAGATCGAACGAGTCCCCGGTATTCGCTACGACAAGTCCTTCGTCGTGGACACCGATGTAGATCTCGCCCGCCAGTGAGTCATCGGCTTCATCCTTGGCGGCGACGATCTCGTCACGGGCATTTTGGATGAGTTCGAGGAGTTCCCGTCCAGTATGATTTTCGGCTAAGAGACGCTCAGTATTACCGTTGTTCTTCAGCTTATCGACATCGTCACTTACCCCATTTGTAATCGTTGCCGCCTCAGAGCTCAGTTTCTCGTACCAAGTCCCGTATTCATCGATAACCTCCACTTGCTCCTCGGAAACATCCATACCTCTCACACATCGGGCATACATCAAAAAAGTCTAAGGGAGAGCCACCAGCTGAGCCTCCACTCATTCGGGATAGTCGTCGAAGGCGGCCTCGCGTATCTCCAGTACACGATCGAGCAACTTCACCGGGATCAATGCGGGTTGAACTGATAAATGATATTGCATCTCTCCAAACCCCTCGAAGGTTATAGACAGAATACACAGAACGTGACGACGCTCGAACGGACTTACGGCTAGAACCTCGTCGTCCATCCCGGACAGGATATCGATGTACGTCGTCGTCGACGACGAGAAGCCTCACGAGAGCGGGTCGCCCTCGTACTATGAAACAAAGTTGGTCCAGGCTGTCGAGAGGACACTTCCCTTTGACTGAATTAGAACGACATCCGGCGAGCTCAATGGAACACGTGTAGTCGCGGATTGGATCTGACGAACCCCCTCCCCCCTTTTTCGAGTTGTAAACTCGTGGTGATGGGAGGGGTGAACAGGAAGAGAGACCACAAAACAGCCGATTATGGCAGAAACACGCGATAGAAGGCCTGAATATCCATTCCTATAACTCATAACTTAAAATGCGAAGTTTTATGTTATGTTATATCTAACCAAACCCGTAGTAGAGACAAAAGAGACGAATCTTCTAGCTCAACTAGAAGATTGAGATTCTTGGATATAGAGAATCTTCTATTAGAAATTATCACGTTTCATTGCCTCTACGTCCTATTCCGTGAACTCCGTTCTCACTCCAGGGTGTCTGGAGTGGTCTGCACCCAGCAACTTACAACTCGAAAAAGGGGGGAGAGGGTAGATTGTTCGAGAACGCTATACGAACACCACCAACCATCGTGTTTGTAAACCGGTATTACTCTCATTCGTGAACTGCTCCTACGAGCGTTGCCCTTTCGCGACAATTCTGGTGCTTACTACTCGAAAACGGGGAGTGTAGGATACACCGTTTCACCCTAAGCATCATTCGCAAAACTCAGACGATACAGATTTGCTTCTATACTCAGTGCGACTCACTGTTACTTACAACTCGAAAATGGGGCGGGTGGGAGAATCAGACCAGGTGTGTAACCGCTCCTCAAAGTCTTACAACTCGAAAACGGGGGGTCTGGGCTATCGAGGGATTTCGATGATAGATCTTCGTCGAACCGTTACAACTCGACAACGGAGGGTGATAGATTCCGAAGACGGTATCTGACTCATCCAGAGGATACGGGGCTGTAGTAGTTATATAGCCTGTTTTCGCCCGGTTACAACTCCACAAGGGTCCATATTTTTATACCCAGAGTTCGAGGGGGTTCATAATGGGACGAGAGGGACGTAGAGCAGGATCGAATAATCCGGAAGGTGAGGAGGATCGTGAATCTTCTGCTGCTGATCCTGAAAATCCCGAGTCGATGGATGAGGGAATGGAATCTCCTGGCACGTCACAAACGACCTTCGAAAACGGATCAGATTCCGCCGATTCGTCTCAAGAAGCAACTAACGGCGACGGTGGAGGCATCTCAATTCGTGATCGGCTCCAAACTGAGTCGTCCGGTGGCGTTTTCGCGAACAAAGACCTCGTCCGATCAGATACCATCATCGACGAGGATCGTATCGTTGGTCGTGACGACCAGCTAGGCCGTGTCGTCGACAATCTAAAACCGGTCCTCCAGAATGAAGGGATCCCGGATATGCTTCTGAGTGGTCCTTCTGGAACTGGGAAGTCGCTCATCATTCATGCGGTCTGCAAACAGATCGTCGAACTGTGTGAATCCCAAGGCAAGACCTTCGGGGTCATTTCAATCAACTGCGAGGGGCCGAAGACAGCAGATCGGGCTGTCTATCGGTTAGTCAAAGCTGCTGCCGACGACCTCGGCGTTGATCCTGGTGTTCCCCAAACCGGCGTCTCAACGGATCAGAAGCTCGAGAGACTGTATGAACTCATGCGAGAGTACTACGACGGTGTCATTTTTATCCTCGATGAGATCGATATGCTCGAGGGGCCGTATCAGGAAGCAGAGTACAATTCTCTCATCTACCAGCTTTCACGGGCTCGCAAACTCGCCGATTTTGATGGTCCCATCTCGCTCACGACGATTACGAACTACGCCGACTTCATGAAGGACCTCAACAGCCGCGCACAGAGTTCTTACAATCCTGACGATATCTTCTTCGACGATTACGATGCGACGCAGCTCCGTAGTATTCTCAAACATCGGCGAGACGCCTTCAAGCCAGAATCACTTGCAGATGACGTCGTTCCGCTTGTTGCTGCGTTCGGATCCCAAACGCACGGGGATGCACGGAAAGCGATTGATCTCCTCAGGTGGGCGGGCGAATTAGCCGAGCGGCGTGGAGCTGACACAGTTACCGAGACTGATGTCCGTGAAGCTCAGGAGAAGTACACTGAAAACCGCAAACTCCGCCATATCAGCGGGATTTCAACTCAAAAGAAACTCTCCATCTACGCTGTGGCGGCCACTGCCCACTACGCAAGAGAACATCCTGAGTGGATCCCTGCTGGACCTGCGTTCAAGACGTACCAATTCATTGCTGATACGATGGACGCAGACCAGTACAGTCGCGAGACCTTCGTAAATCACGTCACTGAGCAGAGTACGTACGGTGTGTTGGACTTCGAGCGTCGAGGTAAGGGGCGGGGCAGAGGAGTGCATATGTATTTCTCCCTCTCCGAGGATCCGGAAACGATCATGGAGACGATCCGTGAGGATTCCCGGTTCGAGGATCTAGCTCACGAAGAGGCGACTATCAGCGCGGTTGTCCGCGAACGGCTGAAGCAGTTCCGGAGTAAGAACTAATCTCGCCCGTATTCTCTCCACACTTACTTCTCGAAAACGGGGGGTGTTCGTATCCCGCGTGGTGCGTTACAACTCGAAAATGGGGGGTGTCAGTCGTCGGGATGTCTCGTTACTACTCGAAAACGGGGGGTGGGTGAGCCAAGAGATTTGACGTGCCGGTCGATGTACTGTGCTATCCCCTTTCCATCTCCCATTTACAACTCGAAAACGGAGGGTGTGTCCTACGATTTTCTTTCGTCGGTACCATCGATGATGCGGAGACGGTGGAGAAACGACGGAAATACGGGGGTGTGGTCGCTTCAAAATCAGCGTCACCCCTTCCACCCACATCCAGTTACGACGGAAACATGGGGTGGGTGTCCTCCCTCATCGAGTTTTACTCGTCCGGGTTGACCGGACCTATTCACACTGAGGGGTGTTGGACAAACCGATCCCATTCACCCTTTGGGGGGTGTCGCCTGCTACGTCTCTAATGGTGCTGAAAAGAACATCAGACTACAGTTCAATCTCGTCTACTCGCCGGGATTCACTGGGCCTTTGTACTTCGACGTCACCGAATCTCCTTCCCGCCACTGCCAGTAGTAGTAGCGGTTGTCGTTGATCTCCTTGATCGTGATCGTCGCCTTCGCTGGCACGTCGTCCGGGAGGTCATCGGGGCGCTCCTCGACGTCGGCGTCATCCGCCTCTTCCTCCTCGAGACGAGCTTCACGCTCCTTGTATTCGGCCAACGCCTCGGCGTAGCTGGCAACGTCCCGAAGATGCTCCGATGAGGCTTCGTTGAGTGTGTTGACGATCTCCGTTGGGAGGTTCGCTGGTGGGGTCGGGGGTTCGTAGGACATCGGCTGCTCTCGTGTTAACCAACACTATCCGCGACTCCATAGTTTTGTTGGTTAAGACGATGGAGACGGTTCTCACGATGGTTGTCTGTAACACTACTCGAAACTTGTTTATAAAGAAGTTTCCTACTATGTTACACCGTGCTCCGGCTCATCGAGCTTGAGGTCCTCGCCACGGTCGACCGCGGCGACACGATCTCCGAACTCGCGACTAAGCTCGACCACAGCGAGAGCTATCTCTCTCGTGCCGTCGGGGACCTCGTCGAAAAGGGACTCGTCTACACGGAACGCGATGGCCGGCGAAAACGAGTCGTCCCGTCGGATGCTCGTGCCGTTGAACGCTATCAGGACCTCGTCCGCCAGCACTCCCACATCGACTTCCCCGAGCTACTGACCGGCAAAGCACTCGAGGTACTGTACTACCTCGACCAGCCGCGAACTGTCTCCGAGATCGCCGACCGGAGCGATAACTACCGCAACACGGTCAACCGCGTCCTCAAGCGGTTTCGTGACCGTGGGCTCGTCGGGACCGTCGAGGGCCACTACGAGTTCAACGCCGACTTCGACCGCCTCCACGCGGTCGCACGTGAACTCGCACACCATCTGCATCGTCAACGCCTCGAAGCCGTCGCCCCGAAGGGCACGATTCTCTGGGAGGACTACGACGAATTCCTCGCCCAGGCCGAGACGGAAATCGACGCGGAGGCGTTCCACGAAACCGGCCTCGCTCGATTCGCGGCCTTCGACCTCCAGCTCCTGCTCACCGGGCACCGCTACTACGTCTACTCCGAAGACCTCGACGTAGTCTCGCCGGCGGAGCTCTGCTGTCACACGCTGTTAATCGACGATGGCAGCCGCCACCGCTCGTACTGTCTCCTCCTGCTCAGCCACGTCGACGTCGACGAGGAGAATCTCCGAGAGCAGGCAGCGAAATACGACCTTGAAAACGAAATCGACGCCTTGCTCCGCTACCTTGAGACGCACGGTGAGGTCGCAGATGACCAGCTTCCGGAGTGGGACGAGTTCCAGGAGCTGGCGGCTGACTACGAGGTACGACTATCCTGAGACCGAACATCGTCAGCAGCAGTGCCGTCTGCCAGCGTCAGTTCGGATCGTAGGGATTCGTTGCTGTATCGAGTCGATAGACATCCTCGACAGCGTCAAAATCGTCGTCAAACGCATACAGGTAGCCAAGCCCCTCGGTTTGCATATACGCCACAATGCAGGCATCGACGAAGGAGAGGGGTTCGTGTTGACGAAAGAGTGCCTTCCCGGTCGCGAGGGCATCGGTGGTGAGGGAGTCGATGTGGAAGCGGGCGTTTTCTTCGATGCGATCGAGGAGATCGACGGCTGCGTCGTGGCCGGCGTGGGTCGTGAGGCCGTTGAGCGTTTCCGCGAGCACGTAGTCGAGGACGACTGCTTCCGGGAGCGTTCCGTCGTCGATGCCGTGGAGCACCGGGAGCGCGGCATCGTGGGATCCATCTCGCCGGTATGCGGCGGCAAAGAGGACTGTCGTATCGATGAGTGCCCGCGGCATTTACTCGACGTCGACGCCCCAGGCGTCGTGCTCGCTCGTGACATCGGTCGGCTCCTCACCAGCGTAGCCGTCGAAGTCGGCGAACGTGCCCGTTTGCTGTTGGATCACTTGGACTCGGATGCTCCCGTCATCCTCGAGCTGCCAGCGGAGCTGATCGCCATCATCGATATTGAGTTCACGCCGAATCCGGGCGGGGATGTTTGCCTGGTTTCCAGACACCTTGCTTTCGGCGTCGATTCTGTCGCTGCTCATACCTCACGGTAGGTGACCGGCCGTGAAAAGTCTAGTGTGCCGCCACACTACCACGCGCTCCAGAAGATATCGTTCTAGTTCGAGGGTGCTGGAAGGCGCCCATCCGGACGTGGAACACGACCCTGTTTTATCTCGTGATCGACGCGACGCAGATGCTTACAGCCGCCTTCGGGTGAGCGCTGCTGCCAGTCAGGGCAGGTACACGACTCGTCGACGACGTCAACTTCATACCGGTTTCCGGACGCGGACTGTACTTCGTAGCGGCCACCTTTCGAGAGGAGTGAGACGTCCATCGCTTCGGCGACGGCACGCTTCGTGCGAGGCTCGAGATCGTTCTGCGACTGTGTGTTCTCGTCGACGACCAGTCGGTCGCGAACGTCGCCCGTTCGGCCACCGTCGGGAGCGACGGCTTCCGCAGGGCCACTAAGCCGCTCGTGGAGTACTTCCTCCACCGGATGGCCTTCCGGCCAGAGGTAATGGACCTCGCGGCGCTCGCGATGGTCATAGGAGCCGCACGCGGCTGCGCTCCCAGTCCAGACACGCCACGCCCCGAGTGCTGCCATCACGTCGACGATGACTCGCGGAACAGCCTCGTGCTTGTCGGGGTAAAACATCCGAAAGCGAGTACATTCCGCCTGCGGCGGAACCGTCTCCCACCACTCGACGTCGTCGTCCCAGCTCTCGCACATCGCCTTATCCTCCCCGTATCCAACGGTCAGGCCGTCGATCTGCGGTATCTCCACCGATGTCTCGTCAGCCTCGTCTTCGAGCAGCCGAAGGACGGCGTACCGGAGATACTCGTGATTCGGATTGTCTGAAGATTGGGCGACCTGCTCGTGGTGCTCTGCGACTCGCTCTGCCTCGTCGAGAACGGTCGTTAGATATTGGTCGGTCATGGGTCGGTGGAGACGGAAGTGCGCCTCCGCCCCTCGGCGGGCGCTGAAAAACTTAACCAACAAATACCGATCAATCGTATCCTCTGTTGGTTAACCCCTCTCTGCTCGAATGCTGAGCCCGATCGGACTACCGGAGCCAAGAATTGTATATCTGTATAGAGATAACTCTATAGGGAATACGGGGGACAAGACTAATACAGTTAGATACGATACCGATAACTAGCGATGATGGAGTACGTCGACGAGACCGCGGCGAAGATCATGGTCGCGGCCCG
Proteins encoded in this region:
- a CDS encoding helix-turn-helix transcriptional regulator, encoding MLRLIELEVLATVDRGDTISELATKLDHSESYLSRAVGDLVEKGLVYTERDGRRKRVVPSDARAVERYQDLVRQHSHIDFPELLTGKALEVLYYLDQPRTVSEIADRSDNYRNTVNRVLKRFRDRGLVGTVEGHYEFNADFDRLHAVARELAHHLHRQRLEAVAPKGTILWEDYDEFLAQAETEIDAEAFHETGLARFAAFDLQLLLTGHRYYVYSEDLDVVSPAELCCHTLLIDDGSRHRSYCLLLLSHVDVDEENLREQAAKYDLENEIDALLRYLETHGEVADDQLPEWDEFQELAADYEVRLS
- a CDS encoding AbrB/MazE/SpoVT family DNA-binding domain-containing protein — encoded protein: MSSDRIDAESKVSGNQANIPARIRRELNIDDGDQLRWQLEDDGSIRVQVIQQQTGTFADFDGYAGEEPTDVTSEHDAWGVDVE
- a CDS encoding PIN domain-containing protein codes for the protein MPRALIDTTVLFAAAYRRDGSHDAALPVLHGIDDGTLPEAVVLDYVLAETLNGLTTHAGHDAAVDLLDRIEENARFHIDSLTTDALATGKALFRQHEPLSFVDACIVAYMQTEGLGYLYAFDDDFDAVEDVYRLDTATNPYDPN
- a CDS encoding Cdc6/Cdc18 family protein gives rise to the protein MESPGTSQTTFENGSDSADSSQEATNGDGGGISIRDRLQTESSGGVFANKDLVRSDTIIDEDRIVGRDDQLGRVVDNLKPVLQNEGIPDMLLSGPSGTGKSLIIHAVCKQIVELCESQGKTFGVISINCEGPKTADRAVYRLVKAAADDLGVDPGVPQTGVSTDQKLERLYELMREYYDGVIFILDEIDMLEGPYQEAEYNSLIYQLSRARKLADFDGPISLTTITNYADFMKDLNSRAQSSYNPDDIFFDDYDATQLRSILKHRRDAFKPESLADDVVPLVAAFGSQTHGDARKAIDLLRWAGELAERRGADTVTETDVREAQEKYTENRKLRHISGISTQKKLSIYAVAATAHYAREHPEWIPAGPAFKTYQFIADTMDADQYSRETFVNHVTEQSTYGVLDFERRGKGRGRGVHMYFSLSEDPETIMETIREDSRFEDLAHEEATISAVVRERLKQFRSKN